From a region of the Poecile atricapillus isolate bPoeAtr1 chromosome 16, bPoeAtr1.hap1, whole genome shotgun sequence genome:
- the CLTCL1 gene encoding clathrin heavy chain 2 isoform X2 produces the protein MAQILPIRFQEHFQLQNLGINPANIGFSTLTMESDKFICIREKVGEQAQVVIIDMGDPTTPIRRPISAESAIMNPASKVIALKAGKTLQIFNIEMKSKMKAHTMAEEVIFWKWISVNTVALVTETAVYHWSMEGESQPQKMFDRHASLAGCQIINYRTDEHQKWLLLIGISAQQNRVVGAMQLYSVDRKVSQPIEGHAAAFAEFKIEGNAKPSTLFCFAVRSPAGGKLHIIEVGQPATGNQPFVKKAVDVFFPPEAQTDFPVAMQIGIKHGVIYLITKYGYIHMYDLESGVCIYMNRISADTIFVTAPHEPTSGIIGVNKKGQVLSVCVEEDNIVNYATNVLQNPDLGLRMAIRSNLAGAEELFARKFNTLFAQGNYADAAKVAASAPKGILRTSDTIRKFQSVPAQPGQASPLLQYFGILLDQGQLNKFESLELCRPVLQQGRKQLLEKWLKEDKLECSEELGDLVKTADPTLALSVYLRANVPNKVIQCFAETGQFQKIVLYAKKVGYTPDWIFLLRSVMRVSPEQGLQFSQMLVQDEEPLANINQIVDVFMEHSLLQQCTSFLLDALKNNRPAEGHLQTRLLEMNLIHAPQVADAILGNQMFTHYDRAHVAQLCEKAGLLQRALEHYTDLYDIKRAVVHTHLLNPEWLVNFFGSLSVEDSVECLRAMLSANIRQNLQLCVQVASKYHEQLGTQSLVELFESFKSYEGLFYFLGSIVNFSQDPDVHFKYIQAACKTGQIKEVERICRESNCYNPERVKNFLKEAKLTDQLPLIIVCDRFDFVHDLVLYLYRNNLQKYIEIYVQKVNPSRIPAVVGGLLDVDCSEDIIKNLIMVVRGQFSTDELVAEVEKRNRLKLLLPWLESRIHEGCEEPATHNALAKIYIDSNNNPERFLRENPYYDSRVVGKYCEKRDPHLACVAYERGQCDLELIKVCNENSLFKSEARYLVRRKDPELWANVLEENNPFRRQLIDQVVQTALSETQDPEEVSVTVKAFMTADLPNELIELLEKIVLDNSVFSEHRNLQNLLILTAIKADRTRVMEYINRLDNYDAPDIANIAISNELYEEAFAIFRKFDVNTSAIQVLIEHIGNLDRAYEFAERCNEPAVWSQLARAQLQKDLVKEAIDSYIKADDPSAYMEVVQAANRNDNWEDLVKFLQMARKKARESYVETELIFALAKTNRLSELEEFISGPNNAHIQQVGDRCYEEGMYEAAKLLYNNVSNFARLASTLVHLGEYQAAVDSGRKANSTRTWKEVCFACVDGKEFRLAQICGLHIVIHADELEELISYYQDRGYFEELIALLEAALGLERAHMGMFTELAILYSKFKPQKMREHLELFWSRVNIPKVLRAAEQAHLWAELVFLYDKYEEYDNAIITMMNHPTDAWKEGQFKDIIAKVANVELYYKALQFYLDYKPLLINDLLLVLSPRLDHTRTVNFFSKVNQLLLVKPYLRSVQNHNNKGVNEALNNLLTEEEDFQGLRASIDAYDNFDNITLAQRLEKHELIEFRRIAAYLYKGNNRWKQSVELCKKDRLYKDAMQYAAESKDAELAEKLLQWFLEEGKQECFAACLFTCYDLLHPDVVLELAWRHNIMDFAMPYFIQVIREYLTKVDKLDASESLRKEEEQVTEPTPIVFGQQLMLTAGPSAVPPQANFPYGYTAPGFTQPPVYGFNM, from the exons CTCCAAAATTTGGGTATTAATCCAGCAAACATTGGATTCAGCACCCTAACGATGGAATCTGACAAGTTCATCTGCATAAGGGAGAAAGTCGGAGAGCAGGCACAAGTAGTGATAATTGACATGGGTGATCCAACAACACCCATCAGACGTCCAATTTCTGCAGAAAGTGCCATCATGAATCCAGCCTCTAAAGTAATAGCACTAAAAG CCGGGAAAACACTTCAGATCTTTAACATTGAGatgaaaagtaaaatgaaagcCCACACAATGGCAGAGGAAGTGATCTTCTGGAAATGGATATCTGTGAATACAGTTGCCTTGGTGACAGAGACAGCAGTGTACCACTGGAGCATGGAGGGAGAATCACAACCCCAAAAGATGTTTGATAGACATGCTAGTCTTGCAGGCTGCCAAATCATCAATTACAGAACAGATGAACACCAAAAATGGCTGCTGCTGATAGGAATTTCAGCACAG CAAAATCGCGTGGTTGGTGCAATGCAGCTGTATTCAGTTGACAGAAAAGTCTCCCAGCCTATAGAAGGCCATGCCGCAGCTTTTGCAGAATTCAAAATAGAGGGAAATGCCAAACCTTCTACCCTCTTCTGTTTTGCTGTGAGGAGTCCTGCAGGAGGCAAG cTGCACATAATCGAAGTAGGTCAGCCAGCTACTGGAAATCAGCCATTTGTTAAGAAAGCTGTTGATGTGTTTTTCCCACCTGAGGCACAAACAGACTTTCCTGTGGCAATGCAG ATTGGAATTAAGCATGGTGTTATTTATCTGATCACGAAATATGGATATATCCACATGTATGATTTGGAGTCTGGAGTGTGCATCTACATGAACCGTATCAGTGCTGATACTATCTTTGTCACAGCTCCTCATGAACCTACCTCAGGCATTATCGGTGTGAATAAAAAAGGACAG GTGCTTTCTGTATGTGTTGAGGAAGACAACATAGTGAACTATGCTACAAATGTTCTCCAGAATCCTGACTTGGGACTGCGAATGGCTATACGTAGTAATCTCGCTGGGGCAGAGGAGTTATTTGCCAGAAAATTTAACACACTGTTTGCTCAAGGAAACTATgcagatgctgctaaagtagCTGCATCTGCACCAAAG GGAATTCTACGTACCAGTGATACAATTAGGAAGTTCCAGAGTGTACCGGCTCAGCCTGGGCAGGCCTCTCCCCTGCTCCAATACTTTGGAATATTGCTTGACCAGGGACAGCTGAACAAATTTGAATCTCTGGAGCTCTGTCGCCCCGTCCTGCAGCAGGGCCGGAAACAGCTTCTGGAGAAGTGGCTGAAGGAAGACAAG CTGGAGTgctctgaggagctgggagaCTTGGTGAAGACGGCTGACCCAACCCTTGCACTCAGTGTCTACCTTCGAGCTAATGTGCCAAACAAAGTGATTCAGTGCTTTGCTGAAACTGGTCAATTCCAGAAAATAGTGCTGTATGCTAAGAAG GTTGGCTATACCCCAGACTGGATCTTCCTACTGAGAAGTGTGATGAGAGTCAGTCCAGAACAAGGCCTGCAGTTCTCTCAGATGCTGGTACAGGACGAGGAGCCACTGGCTAACATTAACCAG ATTGTGGATGTGTTCATGGAGCACAGTCTTCTGCAGCAGTGCACATCCTTTTTGTTGGATGCCCTGAAAAACAACCGCCCTGCAGAAGGCCACCTTCAGACCCGTCTCCTGGAAATGAATTTGATTCATGCCCCGCAG GTTGCAGATGCCATTCTCGGAAACCAAATGTTTACACACTATGATCGTGCTCACGTTGCCCAGCTGTGTGAAAAGGCAGGCTTGCTCCAGCGAGCTTTGGAACACTACACAGATCTCTATGATATTAAACGAGCAGTTGTTCATACTCACCTCTTGAATCCTGAG TGGCTTGTGAACTTCTTTGGCTCTCTCTCCGTTGAAGACTCCGTGGAGTGTTTGCGTGCCATGCTGTCAGCCAACATTAGACAAAACCTACAGCTGTGTGTGCAAGTTGCTTCTAAATACCATGAACAGCTTGGCACCCAGTCTCTTGTGGAGCTTTTTGAATCTTTCAAAAGCTATGAAG GACTGTTCTATTTCTTGGGTTCCATTGTAAACTTTAGCCAGGATCCAGATGTTCACTTCAAGTACATCCAGGCAGCTTGCAAGACTGGTCAGATAAAGGAAGTGGAAAGGATCTGCCGTGAAAGTAACTGCTATAACCCAGAACGAGTGAAGAACTTTCTGAAG GAGGCAAAGCTCACAGATCAGCTTCCTCTGATCATTGTCTGCGATCGGTTTGACTTTGTTCATGACCTGGTGCTCTATTTATATCGCAATAATCTGCAGAAGTATATCGAGATCTACGTACAGAAG GTGAATCCTAGCCGTATACCAGCAGTGGTTGGAGGGCTTCTTGATGTAGATTGTTCTGAAGATATCATCAAGAACTTGATCATGGTGGTGAGAGGGCAGTTCTCCACAGATGAGCTAGTGGCtgaagtggaaaaaagaaatcg GCTTAAGTTGCTGTTGCCATGGCTTGAATCAAGGATTCATGAAGGCTGTGAAGAACCTGCGACACATAATGCTTTGGCCAAAATCTACATTGACAGTAATAATAATCCAGAACGCTTCCTTCGTGAGAATCCTTACTATGACAGCCGTGTAGTTGGCAAATATTGTGAAAAGAGGGACCCTCATCTGGCCTGCGTTGCTTATGAGAGGGGACAGTGTGATCTGGAACTCATAAAG GTGTGCAATGAGAACTCCCTGTTTAAGAGCGAGGCTCGTTATCTGGTGCGCAGGAAGGACCCTGAGCTCTGGGCAAATGTACTGGAAGAAAACAACCCATTCAGGCGGCAGCTTATTGACCAG GTTGTCCAAACAGCTTTATCAGAGACACAGGATCCAGAGGAAGTTTCTGTAACTGTGAAAGCTTTCATGACTGCTGATCTGCCAAATGAACTGATTGAGTTATTGGAAAAAATTGTCTTGGATAATTCTGTATTCAGTGAACACAG GAATCTCCAGAACCTGCTGATCCTGACTGCCATTAAGGCTGACCGCACGCGAGTGATGGAATACATCAATCGGCTGGATAACTATGATGCCCCAGATATTGCAAACATTGCCATCAGTAATGAGCTATATGAGGAAGCCTTTGCTATATTCAGAAAATTCGATGTCAATACTTCAGCAATTCAG GTGCTGATTGAGCACATTGGCAATTTAGACCGTGCTTATGAATTTGCAGAGAGATGTAATGAACCAGCAGTGTGGAGCCAGctggccagagcacagctccAGAAGGACTTGGTGAAGGAAGCCATTGACTCCTATATAAAGGCAGATGATCCATCTGCCTACATGGAAGTTGTTCAGGCAGCTAATAGAAATG ATAATTGGGAGGACCTAGTCAAGTTCTTACAGATGGCCAGGAAGAAGGCGAGAGAGTCTTATGTAGAGACAGAACTTATTTTTGCTTTGGCAAAAACAAATCGTCTGTCAGAACTGGAGGAGTTTATTAGTGGCCCTAATAATGCCCATATACAGCAG GTCGGTGATCGCTGTTACGAAGAGGGGATGTATGAAGCAGCAAAACTTCTCTACAACAACGTATCCAACTTTGCTCGCCTGGCATCTACCTTGGTGCACCTTGGGGAGTATCAGGCAGCTGTGGACAGTGGCCGCAAAGCCAATAGCACAAGGACTTGGAAGGAG GTCTGCTTTGCCTGTGTGGATGGAAAAGAATTCCGCTTGGCACAGATCTGTGGCTTACACATTGTTATCCATGCCGATGAACTTGAGGAGCTGATCAGTTACTATCAG GATCGTGGCTACTTTGAAGAACTGATTGCCCTTTTGGAAGCTGCTTTGGGCCTAGAGCGTGCGCATATGGGGATGTTTACTGAACTTGCCATCTTATACTCCAAATTCAAGCCTCAAAAAATGAGGGAACATCTGGAGCTTTTCTGGTCTAGAGTTAATATTCCAAAG gtgctcagagctgcagaacAGGCTCATCTCTGGGCAGAACTTGTATTCCTCTATGACAAGTACGAGGAGTATGACAATGCAATAATTACTATGATGAATCATCCCACTGATGCCTGGAAAGAAGGCCAGTTTAAAGATATAATTGCCAAG GTGGCCAATGTGGAGCTGTACTACAAAGCCTTGCAATTCTACTTAGACTACAAACCTCTGCTGATCAATGATCTCCTACTTGTATTATCTCCACGACTGGATCACACCAGGACAGTCAATTTTTTCTCAAAG GTTAATCAGCTACTTCTAGTAAAGCCTTATCTGCGTTCAGTCCAGAACCACAACAACAAAGGAGTTAATGAAGCTCTAAACAACCTTTTAACAGAAGAGGAAGATTTCCAG GGTTTGAGAGCTTCCATTGATGCCTATGACAACTTTGATAACATAACGTTGGCTCAGCGTCTGGAAAAGCATGAACTAATTGAATTTAGGCGTATTGCAGCATACTTGTACAAGGGTAACAACCGCTGGAAACAGAGTGTGGAGCTGTGCAAGAAAGACCGTCTATATAAG GATGCTATGCAGTATGCTGCAGAGTCCAAAGATGCAGAGCTGGCTGAGAAGCTGCTCCAGTGGTTCTTGGAAGAAGGCAAGCAGGAGTGCTTTGCAGCCTGCCTTTTCACATGCTATGACTTACTGCACCCAGATGTAGTCCTTGAGTTGGCATGGAGACATAACATAATGGACTTTGCAATGCCTTACTTCATCCAAGTGATCAGAGAGTACCTTACCAAA GTGGATAAACTTGATGCTTCTGAAAGCCTAAGAAAAGAAGAGGAACAAGTAACTGAACCCACTCCAATAGTATTTG GCCAGCAGTTGATGTTAACAGCGGGCCCCAGTGCAGTACCTCCCCAGGCAAACTTCCCATACGGATACACAGCACCAGGATTCACCCAGCCGCCTGTTTATGGTTTCAATATGTAA
- the CLTCL1 gene encoding clathrin heavy chain 2 isoform X1 encodes MAQILPIRFQEHFQLQNLGINPANIGFSTLTMESDKFICIREKVGEQAQVVIIDMGDPTTPIRRPISAESAIMNPASKVIALKAGKTLQIFNIEMKSKMKAHTMAEEVIFWKWISVNTVALVTETAVYHWSMEGESQPQKMFDRHASLAGCQIINYRTDEHQKWLLLIGISAQQNRVVGAMQLYSVDRKVSQPIEGHAAAFAEFKIEGNAKPSTLFCFAVRSPAGGKLHIIEVGQPATGNQPFVKKAVDVFFPPEAQTDFPVAMQIGIKHGVIYLITKYGYIHMYDLESGVCIYMNRISADTIFVTAPHEPTSGIIGVNKKGQVLSVCVEEDNIVNYATNVLQNPDLGLRMAIRSNLAGAEELFARKFNTLFAQGNYADAAKVAASAPKGILRTSDTIRKFQSVPAQPGQASPLLQYFGILLDQGQLNKFESLELCRPVLQQGRKQLLEKWLKEDKLECSEELGDLVKTADPTLALSVYLRANVPNKVIQCFAETGQFQKIVLYAKKVGYTPDWIFLLRSVMRVSPEQGLQFSQMLVQDEEPLANINQIVDVFMEHSLLQQCTSFLLDALKNNRPAEGHLQTRLLEMNLIHAPQVADAILGNQMFTHYDRAHVAQLCEKAGLLQRALEHYTDLYDIKRAVVHTHLLNPEWLVNFFGSLSVEDSVECLRAMLSANIRQNLQLCVQVASKYHEQLGTQSLVELFESFKSYEGLFYFLGSIVNFSQDPDVHFKYIQAACKTGQIKEVERICRESNCYNPERVKNFLKEAKLTDQLPLIIVCDRFDFVHDLVLYLYRNNLQKYIEIYVQKVNPSRIPAVVGGLLDVDCSEDIIKNLIMVVRGQFSTDELVAEVEKRNRLKLLLPWLESRIHEGCEEPATHNALAKIYIDSNNNPERFLRENPYYDSRVVGKYCEKRDPHLACVAYERGQCDLELIKVCNENSLFKSEARYLVRRKDPELWANVLEENNPFRRQLIDQVVQTALSETQDPEEVSVTVKAFMTADLPNELIELLEKIVLDNSVFSEHRNLQNLLILTAIKADRTRVMEYINRLDNYDAPDIANIAISNELYEEAFAIFRKFDVNTSAIQVLIEHIGNLDRAYEFAERCNEPAVWSQLARAQLQKDLVKEAIDSYIKADDPSAYMEVVQAANRNDNWEDLVKFLQMARKKARESYVETELIFALAKTNRLSELEEFISGPNNAHIQQVGDRCYEEGMYEAAKLLYNNVSNFARLASTLVHLGEYQAAVDSGRKANSTRTWKEVCFACVDGKEFRLAQICGLHIVIHADELEELISYYQDRGYFEELIALLEAALGLERAHMGMFTELAILYSKFKPQKMREHLELFWSRVNIPKVLRAAEQAHLWAELVFLYDKYEEYDNAIITMMNHPTDAWKEGQFKDIIAKVANVELYYKALQFYLDYKPLLINDLLLVLSPRLDHTRTVNFFSKVNQLLLVKPYLRSVQNHNNKGVNEALNNLLTEEEDFQGLRASIDAYDNFDNITLAQRLEKHELIEFRRIAAYLYKGNNRWKQSVELCKKDRLYKDAMQYAAESKDAELAEKLLQWFLEEGKQECFAACLFTCYDLLHPDVVLELAWRHNIMDFAMPYFIQVIREYLTKVDGLFYKVDKLDASESLRKEEEQVTEPTPIVFGQQLMLTAGPSAVPPQANFPYGYTAPGFTQPPVYGFNM; translated from the exons CTCCAAAATTTGGGTATTAATCCAGCAAACATTGGATTCAGCACCCTAACGATGGAATCTGACAAGTTCATCTGCATAAGGGAGAAAGTCGGAGAGCAGGCACAAGTAGTGATAATTGACATGGGTGATCCAACAACACCCATCAGACGTCCAATTTCTGCAGAAAGTGCCATCATGAATCCAGCCTCTAAAGTAATAGCACTAAAAG CCGGGAAAACACTTCAGATCTTTAACATTGAGatgaaaagtaaaatgaaagcCCACACAATGGCAGAGGAAGTGATCTTCTGGAAATGGATATCTGTGAATACAGTTGCCTTGGTGACAGAGACAGCAGTGTACCACTGGAGCATGGAGGGAGAATCACAACCCCAAAAGATGTTTGATAGACATGCTAGTCTTGCAGGCTGCCAAATCATCAATTACAGAACAGATGAACACCAAAAATGGCTGCTGCTGATAGGAATTTCAGCACAG CAAAATCGCGTGGTTGGTGCAATGCAGCTGTATTCAGTTGACAGAAAAGTCTCCCAGCCTATAGAAGGCCATGCCGCAGCTTTTGCAGAATTCAAAATAGAGGGAAATGCCAAACCTTCTACCCTCTTCTGTTTTGCTGTGAGGAGTCCTGCAGGAGGCAAG cTGCACATAATCGAAGTAGGTCAGCCAGCTACTGGAAATCAGCCATTTGTTAAGAAAGCTGTTGATGTGTTTTTCCCACCTGAGGCACAAACAGACTTTCCTGTGGCAATGCAG ATTGGAATTAAGCATGGTGTTATTTATCTGATCACGAAATATGGATATATCCACATGTATGATTTGGAGTCTGGAGTGTGCATCTACATGAACCGTATCAGTGCTGATACTATCTTTGTCACAGCTCCTCATGAACCTACCTCAGGCATTATCGGTGTGAATAAAAAAGGACAG GTGCTTTCTGTATGTGTTGAGGAAGACAACATAGTGAACTATGCTACAAATGTTCTCCAGAATCCTGACTTGGGACTGCGAATGGCTATACGTAGTAATCTCGCTGGGGCAGAGGAGTTATTTGCCAGAAAATTTAACACACTGTTTGCTCAAGGAAACTATgcagatgctgctaaagtagCTGCATCTGCACCAAAG GGAATTCTACGTACCAGTGATACAATTAGGAAGTTCCAGAGTGTACCGGCTCAGCCTGGGCAGGCCTCTCCCCTGCTCCAATACTTTGGAATATTGCTTGACCAGGGACAGCTGAACAAATTTGAATCTCTGGAGCTCTGTCGCCCCGTCCTGCAGCAGGGCCGGAAACAGCTTCTGGAGAAGTGGCTGAAGGAAGACAAG CTGGAGTgctctgaggagctgggagaCTTGGTGAAGACGGCTGACCCAACCCTTGCACTCAGTGTCTACCTTCGAGCTAATGTGCCAAACAAAGTGATTCAGTGCTTTGCTGAAACTGGTCAATTCCAGAAAATAGTGCTGTATGCTAAGAAG GTTGGCTATACCCCAGACTGGATCTTCCTACTGAGAAGTGTGATGAGAGTCAGTCCAGAACAAGGCCTGCAGTTCTCTCAGATGCTGGTACAGGACGAGGAGCCACTGGCTAACATTAACCAG ATTGTGGATGTGTTCATGGAGCACAGTCTTCTGCAGCAGTGCACATCCTTTTTGTTGGATGCCCTGAAAAACAACCGCCCTGCAGAAGGCCACCTTCAGACCCGTCTCCTGGAAATGAATTTGATTCATGCCCCGCAG GTTGCAGATGCCATTCTCGGAAACCAAATGTTTACACACTATGATCGTGCTCACGTTGCCCAGCTGTGTGAAAAGGCAGGCTTGCTCCAGCGAGCTTTGGAACACTACACAGATCTCTATGATATTAAACGAGCAGTTGTTCATACTCACCTCTTGAATCCTGAG TGGCTTGTGAACTTCTTTGGCTCTCTCTCCGTTGAAGACTCCGTGGAGTGTTTGCGTGCCATGCTGTCAGCCAACATTAGACAAAACCTACAGCTGTGTGTGCAAGTTGCTTCTAAATACCATGAACAGCTTGGCACCCAGTCTCTTGTGGAGCTTTTTGAATCTTTCAAAAGCTATGAAG GACTGTTCTATTTCTTGGGTTCCATTGTAAACTTTAGCCAGGATCCAGATGTTCACTTCAAGTACATCCAGGCAGCTTGCAAGACTGGTCAGATAAAGGAAGTGGAAAGGATCTGCCGTGAAAGTAACTGCTATAACCCAGAACGAGTGAAGAACTTTCTGAAG GAGGCAAAGCTCACAGATCAGCTTCCTCTGATCATTGTCTGCGATCGGTTTGACTTTGTTCATGACCTGGTGCTCTATTTATATCGCAATAATCTGCAGAAGTATATCGAGATCTACGTACAGAAG GTGAATCCTAGCCGTATACCAGCAGTGGTTGGAGGGCTTCTTGATGTAGATTGTTCTGAAGATATCATCAAGAACTTGATCATGGTGGTGAGAGGGCAGTTCTCCACAGATGAGCTAGTGGCtgaagtggaaaaaagaaatcg GCTTAAGTTGCTGTTGCCATGGCTTGAATCAAGGATTCATGAAGGCTGTGAAGAACCTGCGACACATAATGCTTTGGCCAAAATCTACATTGACAGTAATAATAATCCAGAACGCTTCCTTCGTGAGAATCCTTACTATGACAGCCGTGTAGTTGGCAAATATTGTGAAAAGAGGGACCCTCATCTGGCCTGCGTTGCTTATGAGAGGGGACAGTGTGATCTGGAACTCATAAAG GTGTGCAATGAGAACTCCCTGTTTAAGAGCGAGGCTCGTTATCTGGTGCGCAGGAAGGACCCTGAGCTCTGGGCAAATGTACTGGAAGAAAACAACCCATTCAGGCGGCAGCTTATTGACCAG GTTGTCCAAACAGCTTTATCAGAGACACAGGATCCAGAGGAAGTTTCTGTAACTGTGAAAGCTTTCATGACTGCTGATCTGCCAAATGAACTGATTGAGTTATTGGAAAAAATTGTCTTGGATAATTCTGTATTCAGTGAACACAG GAATCTCCAGAACCTGCTGATCCTGACTGCCATTAAGGCTGACCGCACGCGAGTGATGGAATACATCAATCGGCTGGATAACTATGATGCCCCAGATATTGCAAACATTGCCATCAGTAATGAGCTATATGAGGAAGCCTTTGCTATATTCAGAAAATTCGATGTCAATACTTCAGCAATTCAG GTGCTGATTGAGCACATTGGCAATTTAGACCGTGCTTATGAATTTGCAGAGAGATGTAATGAACCAGCAGTGTGGAGCCAGctggccagagcacagctccAGAAGGACTTGGTGAAGGAAGCCATTGACTCCTATATAAAGGCAGATGATCCATCTGCCTACATGGAAGTTGTTCAGGCAGCTAATAGAAATG ATAATTGGGAGGACCTAGTCAAGTTCTTACAGATGGCCAGGAAGAAGGCGAGAGAGTCTTATGTAGAGACAGAACTTATTTTTGCTTTGGCAAAAACAAATCGTCTGTCAGAACTGGAGGAGTTTATTAGTGGCCCTAATAATGCCCATATACAGCAG GTCGGTGATCGCTGTTACGAAGAGGGGATGTATGAAGCAGCAAAACTTCTCTACAACAACGTATCCAACTTTGCTCGCCTGGCATCTACCTTGGTGCACCTTGGGGAGTATCAGGCAGCTGTGGACAGTGGCCGCAAAGCCAATAGCACAAGGACTTGGAAGGAG GTCTGCTTTGCCTGTGTGGATGGAAAAGAATTCCGCTTGGCACAGATCTGTGGCTTACACATTGTTATCCATGCCGATGAACTTGAGGAGCTGATCAGTTACTATCAG GATCGTGGCTACTTTGAAGAACTGATTGCCCTTTTGGAAGCTGCTTTGGGCCTAGAGCGTGCGCATATGGGGATGTTTACTGAACTTGCCATCTTATACTCCAAATTCAAGCCTCAAAAAATGAGGGAACATCTGGAGCTTTTCTGGTCTAGAGTTAATATTCCAAAG gtgctcagagctgcagaacAGGCTCATCTCTGGGCAGAACTTGTATTCCTCTATGACAAGTACGAGGAGTATGACAATGCAATAATTACTATGATGAATCATCCCACTGATGCCTGGAAAGAAGGCCAGTTTAAAGATATAATTGCCAAG GTGGCCAATGTGGAGCTGTACTACAAAGCCTTGCAATTCTACTTAGACTACAAACCTCTGCTGATCAATGATCTCCTACTTGTATTATCTCCACGACTGGATCACACCAGGACAGTCAATTTTTTCTCAAAG GTTAATCAGCTACTTCTAGTAAAGCCTTATCTGCGTTCAGTCCAGAACCACAACAACAAAGGAGTTAATGAAGCTCTAAACAACCTTTTAACAGAAGAGGAAGATTTCCAG GGTTTGAGAGCTTCCATTGATGCCTATGACAACTTTGATAACATAACGTTGGCTCAGCGTCTGGAAAAGCATGAACTAATTGAATTTAGGCGTATTGCAGCATACTTGTACAAGGGTAACAACCGCTGGAAACAGAGTGTGGAGCTGTGCAAGAAAGACCGTCTATATAAG GATGCTATGCAGTATGCTGCAGAGTCCAAAGATGCAGAGCTGGCTGAGAAGCTGCTCCAGTGGTTCTTGGAAGAAGGCAAGCAGGAGTGCTTTGCAGCCTGCCTTTTCACATGCTATGACTTACTGCACCCAGATGTAGTCCTTGAGTTGGCATGGAGACATAACATAATGGACTTTGCAATGCCTTACTTCATCCAAGTGATCAGAGAGTACCTTACCAAA GTTGATGGACTGTTCTATAAG GTGGATAAACTTGATGCTTCTGAAAGCCTAAGAAAAGAAGAGGAACAAGTAACTGAACCCACTCCAATAGTATTTG GCCAGCAGTTGATGTTAACAGCGGGCCCCAGTGCAGTACCTCCCCAGGCAAACTTCCCATACGGATACACAGCACCAGGATTCACCCAGCCGCCTGTTTATGGTTTCAATATGTAA